The stretch of DNA CCTGGTCACGAGCGCCGAGCACGTCGCGATCATCGCCACGCTGCCCGACGGCTCGATGCCCGGGGACGACGCCCTGGTGCGGGTGCACTCCGAGTGCCTGACCGGCGAGGCGTTCGGGTCGCTGAAGTGCGAGTGCGGGCCGCAGCTCGACGCCGCGCTCGACACCATCGCGACCGAGGGCGGGGTCGTCGTCTACCTGCGTGGGCAGGAGGGGCGTGGCATCGGGCTGATCAACAAGCTCAAGGCCTACCGCCTGCAGGAGGACGGGCTCGACACGCTCGACGCCAACCTGGCGCTCGGACTGCCGGCGGACTCACGCGAGTACGGCGGGGCGGCGGGCATCCTCGCCGACCTCGGCATCTCCCGCGTGCGCCTGCTGTCGAACAACCCCGAGAAGCGTCGGCAGCTCGAGGAGCACGGCATCACGGTGTCGTCGCTCGTGCCGCTCGTGGTCGGGGTCGTCGCGCAGAACGCCGGCTACCTCGACACCAAGCGCGACCGCATGGGGCACCAGCTGCCCGCGCACCTCGAGGCCGGCGCCGCCAGCTGACGGCGGCGACCAGCTGACGGCGGCAACCAGCTGACGGCGGCGACCAGCGGCCGGCGGCGACCAGCCGACGACCGCTCCGCGGCGCGCGGACGCGGCCACGGGCCTCCCGGCCGATTTCCAGCTGGGCGACGGTTGTCGTAAGGTGAGGGTTCCGTCACGAGCGGTCCACCACCCACCGAACGCACCCGGTCCGAGCCCGCGCCACCAAGCGCGACCGACCGGTGTCCGCAGCTTCGGCACACCGCCGCGTTCCCCGTGAACGCTCCCCTCGGAGTCCCCGTACATGACCGCCGCCCCGGCACCCGCCGCCACGACCGACACGAAGCCCGCCGGCAACCCACGCTCCCGCGTGATCATCGCCAGCCTCGTCGGCACCTCGATCGAGTTCTACGACTTCTACGTCTACGCGACCGCTGCCGTCCTCGTCTTCCCCACGCTGTTCTTCCCGAACGAGGACCCGACGGCCTCGCAGCTGTCGTCCTTCGTCACGTTCGCCCTCGCGTTCTTCGCCCGTCCGGTCGGGTCGATCGTCTTCGGCCACTTCGGCGACCGCGTCGGTCGGAAGGCCACGCTCGTCGCCTCGCTGCTCGTGATGGGGACGGCGACCTTCCTGATCGGCTGCCTGCCGACGTTCGCGTCGATCGGCATCTGGGCGCCGGTCCTGCTCGCCGTGATGCGGTTCGCCCAGGGCGTCGGCCTCGGCGGCGAGTGGTCCGGCGCGGCGCTGCTCGCGACGGAGAACGCCCCGAAGGGCAAGCGCGGCGTGTTCGGGTCGATGCCGCAGCTCGGCGCCCCGATCGGCTTCCTGCTCGCGAACGGCCTGTTCATCGCGATCAACGCCGCGATGCCCGCCGGCGCGGACGGCACCCCGAACGCCGACTTCCAGGCGTGGGGCTGGCGCATCCCGTTCCTGCTCTCCGCCGTCCTGGTGATCGTCGGGCTCTACGTCCGCTTCAAGCTCGTCGAGTCGACCGTGTTCCGCGGCGTGCAGGAGTCCGGTTCGGTCGCGAAGGTGCCGCTCGGCCGGGTGTTCCGCACCTCGTGGAAGGCGCTCATCATCGGCACCTTCGGCATGGTCGCCACCTACGTGCTCTTCTACTTCATGACGACGTTCACGCTGTCCTACGGCACCACCGCCGCCGAGGCCGGTCCGCTCGTGCCGAAGGTCGGCCTGGGCTACAGCCGCGGCGAGTTCCTCACGCTGCTCATGATCGGCGTGGTGTTCTTCGGCATCTTCACGCCGGTCGCCGGGTGGCTGGCGGACAAGTACGGCCGTCGTCGCACGCTCATCCCGACCACGATCGGCATCGCCCTGTTCGGCCTGACGTTCCAGTTCTGGTTCGCGGCGTCGACCGGGCCGATCACCGTCGTCACCTTCCTCATCGTGGGGCTGTCGCTCATGGGCCTGACCTTCGGCCCGATGGGGGCGCTGCTGCCGGAGCTCTTCCCGACGAACGTCCGCTACACCGGGTCCGCGATCGCGTACAACGTCGCGTCGATCCTCGGGGCGTCGCTCGCGCCGACGATCGCCCTGGCGCTGTGGCAGCCGGACGGCACGATCGTCTGGGTCGGGCTCTACCTGACGCTCGCCGCCGTCGTGACCGTGGTCGCGCTGTTCTTCGTCCGCGAGACGAAGGGTGCCGGGCTCGACGAGGCCGATGCGGCCGGCTCGCCCGACGCGGCGCCGGCGGACGTGCGGGCGTGACCCGCGCGCGCTGACGCGGCCACCCCACGGAACGGGAGGCGCGGTGCCGGACCGGCACCGTGCCTCCCGTCCGTCGTTCGTGTGGTCGCGCGTGCGGCCGCCGCGTCCGCGACGTTGCACCAGTCGATCGACGCGTGCCGTGTCGCACGGTGCGCACGCATCGTCTGCAGGCGCATCGTCCGACGTCGCACCGGTCGATCGACGCGTGCGGTGTCGGACTCGGCGCACGCGGGCCGCTCTGCACGGCCGCCGCCCACGCCAGCCGCCGCCCGCCCCGCACGCGCGCCCCCGCCCCTCGCGCACGCCGCTCCCACGCGACGGTGCGAAGATGGACGACGGCCGCCAGCACACCCAGCACGGGCGGCAGGAACCAGGAACGATGAGCCTCTTCTCCGCACGCCGCAAGCCGTCCGAGGGTCCCCGCGCGAGCTTCGGTCGCCTGCTGACCTACCTGTTCGAGAACAAGCCCGCGATGGCCGTGATCATCGTGCTGAGCGTCCTCGGAGCCGGCGCCTCGCTCGCGCAGCCGCTGCTCGTGAACCAGGTCGTCACCGCGGTGCAGCGGGGCCAGACCCTGTCACTGCTGGTGTGGGCACTCGTGGCGCTCGTCATCGTGTCCGGACTGCTGAACGGCATCCAGCACTTCCTGCTCCAGCGCGCCGGCGAGGGCGTGGTGCTCTCCACCCGTCGCAAGCTCATCGCCCGGATCCTCAACCTGCCGATCTCCGAGTTCGACACCCGCCGCACGGGCGACCTGGTGTCCCGCGTCGGCAGCGACACCACACTCCTGCGCGCCGTGCTCACCCAGGGACTGATCGAGTCGATCGGCGGTGCGCTCACCTTCGTCGGCGCGATCATCGCCATGGCCGTCATCGACCCGCTGCTGCTCGGCATCACGGTCGTCATCGTGCTCGTCGCGATCGTCGTCGTCGGTGGGCTCAGCCGTCGCATCCGCATCGCGTCGAAGCGCGCGCAGGAGAAGGTCGGCGACCTCACCGCCGCGGTGGAGCGCGGCATCGGCGCCGTCCGCACCATCCGCGCCGCGGGCGCCACCGACCGCGAGGTCGCCGAGGTCGACGGCCACGCCACCGAGGCCTACCGCCGCGGACTCGACATCGCGAAGATGTCCGCGTTCGTCGTGCCGGTCGCGAGCATCGTCATGCAGGTCGCGTTCATCGCCGTGCTCGGTGTCGGCGGGGCGCAGGTCGCCGCCGGGCAGATCACCATCGCGACGCTCATCACCTTCATCCTGCTGCTCTTCATGATGGTCATGCCGCTCGGACAGGCCCTCGGCGCAGCCGTCGCCGTCGCGCAGGCGCTCGGCGCCCTCGGCCGCATCGAGGAGATCCTGCACCTGCCGACCGAGGACCAGGACGACGGCGCCGTCCGGGTCGCCGCGGCGACCGAGACGGACGACGCGATCGCCTTCGAACACGTCACGTTCCGGTACGCGCGGTCCGCGGACGCGAGCGGTCCGGACGGCGCCGCTCCGTCGGCCGACGCTGCAGCGTCCGGAGGCGGGGCACGGTCTGGAGGCTCGGGTGCGGCCGACGACACCGGCCCCGCCGACGACGTGGTGCTGGACGACGTGTCGTTCCGGGTGCCGCGCGGCTCGCGGGTCGCGCTGGTCGGCCCCTCCGGGGCCGGCAAGTCCACCACGCTGGCGCTCATCGAGCGCTTCTACGACCCGACGTCGGGCGTGATCCGGCTCGGCGGCGTCGACGTCCGCGGGCTCGACCGCGCCGAGCTCCGCGCGCAGATCGGGTACGTCGAGCAGGACGCCCCCGTGCTGGCCGGCACCATCCGGGCGAACCTGCTGCTCGGCTCCCCTGACGCCTCCGAGGCGGAGTGCGTCCGGGTGCTCGAGGCCGTCAACCTGGGCGACGTGCTGCACCGCGACCCCCGAGGCCTCGACGCGCAGGTGGGCGAGGACGGCGTCATGCTCTCCGGGGGTGAGCGGCAGCGGCTCGCGATCGCCCGCGCGCTGCTCGCCGCTCCCCCGATCCTGCTGCTCGACGAGTCGACCTCGTCGCTCGACGGGGTGAACGAGCAGAAGATGCGCCTGGCGATCGACGCCGTCGCGGCCGACCGCACGCTGCTCGTCATCGCGCACCGGCTGTCGACCGTCGTCGACTCGGACGTCATCGTCGTGCTCGAGCACGGCCGGGTCGTCGGCACGGGGACGCACTCCGAGCTCGTGCAGTCCACCCCGCTCTACCGCGACCTGGCGAAGCACCAGCTGCTGGTCTGACGCGGCCCGGCCCCGCCCGGCTCGATCGGACCCGCGGAACGCAACGTCGGCGACTCCTCGCAGGGCTGGAGCCCTGCGAGGAACCGCCGACGTTGCGTCTCACGGGGGGGGTCAGGCGGCGAAGGGGTCCGGGGTCAGGACGTAGACCGACTCCAGGTACTCCTCGAGGCCCTCGTGGGAGCCCTCGCGGCCGAGCCCCGACGACTTCACGCCGCCGAACGGGAACGCCGCGTTCGACACGACGCCGGTGTTCAGGCCGAGCATGCCGGTCTCCAGGCGCTCGGCGAGCCGCTGGCCCCGGCGGAAGTCGGTCGTGAAGGCGTAGGCGACGAGCCCGTACTCGGTGTCGTTCGCCAGGCGGATGCCCTCCTCCTCGGTGGTGAAGCGCGTGATCGACACGACCGGGCCGAAGATCTCCGTCGTGAGGATGTCCGACCCCGGCTGGACCTGGTCGAGCACCGTCGGCGCGTAGAAGGTCCCCGGACGGTCGACCCGCTCGCCGCCCGTCACCAGGCGCGCACCGCGCTGCACGGCGTCGTCCACGAGCCCGGCGGCCTTGTCCACGGCACGGTCGTCGATGAGCGGGCCGATGGTCGTCCCGTCCTCGGTGCCGCGACCGATGCGCAGTTCCTCGACCTTCGCGCTGAGCGCCGCGGTGAAGTCGTCCGCGATGCCCTCCTGCACGAAGAAGCGGTTCGCCGCGGTGCAGGCCTCGCCGACGTTGCGGAACTTGGCCTGCATCGCGGCGGCGACGGCCTCGTCGAGGTCGGCGTCGTCGAACACGAGCAGCGGTGCGTTCCCGCCGAGCTCCATGCTCGTCTTGAGGACGTTGTCGGCCGCCTGCTTGAGCAGCGCCGAGCCGACGGGCGTCGACCCCGTGAAGGTGAGCTTCCGGAGTCTGCGGTCGGCGATGATCGGCTCGGACAGCGCCTTCGCGTCGCGCGAGGGCACCACGTTGAGCACGCCGTCCGGCAGCCCGGCGCGGCGGAACAGCTCGACCAGGAAGAGGGTCGTGAGCGGGGTCAGGTCGGCCGGCTTCAGCACCACGGTGCAGCCCGCCGCGAGCGCGGGGCCGATCTTGCGGGTCGCCATCGCGAGCGGGAAGTTCCACGGCGTGATCGCGTAGACCGGACCGACGGGGCGGCGGAGCACGATGCCCCGGCCGGTGCCCTCCGGGTTGGTGCGGTAGTCGCCGGAGATGCGCACGGCCTCCTCCGAGAACCACCGCAGGAACTCGCTGCCGTACGCGACCTCGCCGCGGGACTCGGCGAGGGGCTTGCCCATCTCGAGCGTCATCAGGGCCGCGAGGTCGTCCTCGTGCTCGTGCGCCAGGTCGAACGCGCGGCGCAGGATGTCCGAGCGGGTCCGCGGGGCCGTCGACGCCCAGCCCTCCTGCGCGGCCACGGCGGCGTCGAGTGCCGCGATGCCGTCCTCGGGCGTGGCGTCGGCGACCTCGGCGAGGACCTCGCCGGTGCTCGGGTCGCGGACCGGGAAGGTCGCGCCGCCGCTCGCGGGACGCCAGGCACCGGCGATGAAGAGGCCGGTGGGGACGTCGGCGACGGAGACGTGTTCGTCCGCGACGGTCGTGGTCGGGCCGGTCGAGGACGTGCCGGTCGTGGTCGAGCCGGTGGTCGTGGGGGTGGTGGTCACAGTACTGCTCCTCCGGGGTTCGCGAGCCCCTCGTCCATGTCGCTGCGGTCGACGTGCCCGCCGACCGCTCTGAT from Curtobacterium sp. SGAir0471 encodes:
- a CDS encoding NAD-dependent succinate-semialdehyde dehydrogenase encodes the protein MAGAWRPASGGATFPVRDPSTGEVLAEVADATPEDGIAALDAAVAAQEGWASTAPRTRSDILRRAFDLAHEHEDDLAALMTLEMGKPLAESRGEVAYGSEFLRWFSEEAVRISGDYRTNPEGTGRGIVLRRPVGPVYAITPWNFPLAMATRKIGPALAAGCTVVLKPADLTPLTTLFLVELFRRAGLPDGVLNVVPSRDAKALSEPIIADRRLRKLTFTGSTPVGSALLKQAADNVLKTSMELGGNAPLLVFDDADLDEAVAAAMQAKFRNVGEACTAANRFFVQEGIADDFTAALSAKVEELRIGRGTEDGTTIGPLIDDRAVDKAAGLVDDAVQRGARLVTGGERVDRPGTFYAPTVLDQVQPGSDILTTEIFGPVVSITRFTTEEEGIRLANDTEYGLVAYAFTTDFRRGQRLAERLETGMLGLNTGVVSNAAFPFGGVKSSGLGREGSHEGLEEYLESVYVLTPDPFAA
- a CDS encoding MFS transporter, which codes for MTAAPAPAATTDTKPAGNPRSRVIIASLVGTSIEFYDFYVYATAAVLVFPTLFFPNEDPTASQLSSFVTFALAFFARPVGSIVFGHFGDRVGRKATLVASLLVMGTATFLIGCLPTFASIGIWAPVLLAVMRFAQGVGLGGEWSGAALLATENAPKGKRGVFGSMPQLGAPIGFLLANGLFIAINAAMPAGADGTPNADFQAWGWRIPFLLSAVLVIVGLYVRFKLVESTVFRGVQESGSVAKVPLGRVFRTSWKALIIGTFGMVATYVLFYFMTTFTLSYGTTAAEAGPLVPKVGLGYSRGEFLTLLMIGVVFFGIFTPVAGWLADKYGRRRTLIPTTIGIALFGLTFQFWFAASTGPITVVTFLIVGLSLMGLTFGPMGALLPELFPTNVRYTGSAIAYNVASILGASLAPTIALALWQPDGTIVWVGLYLTLAAVVTVVALFFVRETKGAGLDEADAAGSPDAAPADVRA
- a CDS encoding ABC transporter ATP-binding protein, with translation MSLFSARRKPSEGPRASFGRLLTYLFENKPAMAVIIVLSVLGAGASLAQPLLVNQVVTAVQRGQTLSLLVWALVALVIVSGLLNGIQHFLLQRAGEGVVLSTRRKLIARILNLPISEFDTRRTGDLVSRVGSDTTLLRAVLTQGLIESIGGALTFVGAIIAMAVIDPLLLGITVVIVLVAIVVVGGLSRRIRIASKRAQEKVGDLTAAVERGIGAVRTIRAAGATDREVAEVDGHATEAYRRGLDIAKMSAFVVPVASIVMQVAFIAVLGVGGAQVAAGQITIATLITFILLLFMMVMPLGQALGAAVAVAQALGALGRIEEILHLPTEDQDDGAVRVAAATETDDAIAFEHVTFRYARSADASGPDGAAPSADAAASGGGARSGGSGAADDTGPADDVVLDDVSFRVPRGSRVALVGPSGAGKSTTLALIERFYDPTSGVIRLGGVDVRGLDRAELRAQIGYVEQDAPVLAGTIRANLLLGSPDASEAECVRVLEAVNLGDVLHRDPRGLDAQVGEDGVMLSGGERQRLAIARALLAAPPILLLDESTSSLDGVNEQKMRLAIDAVAADRTLLVIAHRLSTVVDSDVIVVLEHGRVVGTGTHSELVQSTPLYRDLAKHQLLV